In Amycolatopsis methanolica 239, a single genomic region encodes these proteins:
- a CDS encoding MlaE family ABC transporter permease, translated as MSGTKQFSFPGVGAFRETGRLFALGLDVFRLLPKRPFQLREFLQQAWFVASVSLLPSALVSIPFGAVIALQLGSLTRQLGAQSFTGAAGVLATVQQAAPIVTALIIAGAGGSAVCADIGSRTIREEIDAMKVLGVSPVQRLIVPRVLAMAFVAVLLNGLVSIVGVAGGYFFNVFLQGGTPGAYLSSFNALAQLPDIYISELKALIFGLVAGVVASYRGLNPRGGPKGVGDSVNQAVVITFLLLYFVNFVLTTLYLHIVPPKGS; from the coding sequence GTGAGCGGCACCAAGCAGTTCTCCTTCCCCGGCGTCGGCGCGTTCCGTGAGACCGGCCGATTGTTCGCGCTCGGCCTCGATGTGTTCCGGCTGCTGCCCAAGCGCCCGTTCCAGCTGCGCGAGTTTCTGCAGCAGGCCTGGTTCGTCGCCAGCGTCTCGCTGCTGCCGAGCGCGCTGGTGTCCATCCCGTTCGGCGCGGTGATCGCGCTCCAGCTCGGTTCGCTGACTCGGCAGCTCGGTGCGCAGTCCTTCACCGGGGCCGCCGGGGTGCTGGCCACTGTGCAGCAGGCCGCGCCGATCGTCACCGCGCTGATCATCGCCGGCGCCGGTGGCTCCGCGGTGTGCGCGGACATCGGGTCCAGGACGATCCGGGAAGAGATCGACGCGATGAAGGTGCTCGGCGTCTCCCCGGTGCAGCGGCTGATCGTCCCACGCGTGCTCGCGATGGCGTTCGTCGCGGTGCTGCTCAACGGCCTGGTCAGCATCGTGGGTGTGGCCGGTGGCTACTTCTTCAACGTCTTCCTGCAGGGCGGCACGCCCGGCGCGTACCTGTCCAGCTTCAACGCGCTCGCCCAGCTGCCGGACATCTACATCAGCGAGCTCAAGGCGTTGATCTTCGGTCTGGTCGCCGGGGTGGTCGCCTCCTATCGCGGGCTGAACCCGCGTGGCGGCCCGAAAGGCGTCGGCGACTCGGTCAACCAGGCAGTGGTGATCACGTTCCTGCTGCTGTATTTCGTCAACTTCGTGCTGACCACCCTGTACTTGCACATCGTGCCGCCGAAGGGGAGCTGA
- a CDS encoding class I adenylate-forming enzyme family protein produces the protein MPALERYICCNPRSDMHLATLPDVRAEQRPDAPALADDAVNLSNADFLDRVLRAATTLRRHGIASGDVVAVRLPNRVELVITLFAAWRLGAAVTPINPALTVAEAEYQIADSGAKIVIAESADTAVKTIGVAELEGAIDDAVLASSPPVEVDTLALLIYTSGTTGKPKGVMLDHANLLAMCSMAIESVGLGDDQHSLLILPLFHVNGIVVSILSPLIAGGRATIAGKFSPKTFFRVIETVRPTYFSAVPAIYAMLTALPEEVRPDTSSLRLAVCGAAPMPAELIERFENRFGVTIIEGYGLSEGTCASTINPIDGVRKPGTVGLPMKGQEVAIMDAAGNLLPAGETGEVVVRGPNVMRGYLNKPEETAKTIVDGWLHTGDVGRFDEDGYLVLVDRIKDMIIRGGENIYPKEIESVLYGHPGVLEAAVIGAPHEVLGEVPLAFVALRPGASVGTDELHELCRGSLSKYKLPADIVTMDALPKNSVGKIDKPALRAGLAATAGSPA, from the coding sequence TTGCCCGCACTGGAGCGGTATATCTGCTGTAACCCGAGGAGCGACATGCACTTGGCAACGCTGCCGGACGTGCGCGCGGAACAACGACCCGATGCCCCCGCACTGGCCGACGATGCCGTGAACCTGAGCAACGCCGATTTCCTGGATCGGGTGCTCCGGGCCGCAACAACCCTGCGGCGGCACGGGATCGCCAGCGGCGATGTGGTGGCGGTTCGGCTCCCCAATCGCGTCGAACTCGTCATCACCCTGTTCGCGGCCTGGCGGCTCGGTGCCGCGGTGACCCCGATCAACCCCGCGCTGACCGTCGCCGAGGCCGAATATCAGATCGCCGATTCCGGCGCGAAGATCGTCATCGCCGAGTCCGCGGATACTGCGGTGAAAACAATCGGCGTGGCCGAACTCGAAGGCGCGATCGACGACGCCGTCCTGGCGTCCTCGCCGCCGGTCGAGGTCGACACGCTGGCCTTGCTGATCTATACCAGCGGCACCACCGGCAAGCCGAAGGGCGTGATGCTCGATCACGCCAACCTGCTGGCGATGTGCTCGATGGCCATCGAGTCCGTCGGGCTCGGCGATGACCAGCACAGCCTGCTGATCCTGCCGCTGTTCCACGTCAACGGAATCGTGGTCAGCATCCTGTCGCCACTGATCGCCGGCGGCCGCGCCACGATCGCCGGGAAATTCAGCCCGAAGACGTTCTTCCGCGTCATCGAGACCGTGCGGCCGACCTACTTTTCGGCGGTGCCCGCCATCTACGCGATGCTGACGGCACTACCGGAGGAGGTGCGGCCGGACACATCCTCACTGCGGTTGGCGGTCTGCGGTGCCGCGCCGATGCCGGCCGAACTCATCGAGCGGTTCGAAAACCGTTTCGGCGTCACCATCATCGAGGGCTACGGGCTCTCGGAAGGCACCTGCGCGTCGACGATCAACCCGATCGACGGTGTCCGCAAGCCCGGCACGGTCGGGCTGCCGATGAAGGGGCAGGAAGTCGCGATCATGGACGCCGCCGGCAATCTCCTCCCGGCCGGCGAGACCGGCGAGGTCGTCGTGCGCGGCCCCAACGTGATGCGCGGTTATCTCAACAAGCCGGAGGAGACCGCGAAGACCATTGTGGACGGTTGGCTGCACACCGGCGACGTCGGCCGGTTCGACGAGGATGGCTACCTCGTGCTCGTCGACCGGATCAAGGACATGATCATCCGCGGCGGGGAGAACATCTACCCCAAGGAGATCGAATCCGTGCTCTACGGCCATCCCGGGGTGCTAGAAGCCGCGGTGATCGGCGCCCCGCACGAGGTGCTCGGTGAGGTGCCGCTGGCGTTCGTCGCCCTGCGGCCGGGAGCCTCGGTCGGCACGGACGAACTGCACGAGCTGTGCCGCGGCTCGTTGTCCAAGTACAAGCTTCCCGCCGACATCGTCACGATGGACGCGCTGCCGAAGAACTCCGTCGGCAAGATCGACAAGCCTGCCCTGCGCGCGGGCCTCGCGGCCACGGCGGGCTCACCCGCCTGA
- a CDS encoding AraC family transcriptional regulator, with product MGSESVLRAPASALLLTRLGMERGVPAAESLRGTGLRMADLANPDQPVTAAQEMTVIANLVRTLGDPPGLGLDAGLRYHLTTYGIWGFALISSPTLRSAISVGLRYLDLTYSFCRMTPVEAGDELTLVLDASAAPEELRRFLLERDAAAIHTIQRELLAAPSRLHRVSFAFAPPAGGLARYTEVFGLRPEFGAAADSVSFDRASLDSPLPQAEPLTASLAEAQCRRLLEQRRTRTGLPNRVREVLLGRPQAPPTVVEVASRLHLSPRTLRRRLSEEGTSYRCLLDEVREELADELLDAGRLTVEEVAYRLGYAETSSFTHAFRRWKGVSPRAHRRAVRAHPRPGHR from the coding sequence GTGGGATCCGAGAGTGTGCTGCGCGCGCCCGCGAGCGCCCTGCTCCTGACCAGGCTGGGGATGGAGCGCGGGGTACCGGCCGCGGAGTCCCTTCGCGGGACCGGGCTGCGGATGGCGGATCTGGCCAACCCCGACCAGCCGGTGACCGCCGCGCAGGAAATGACCGTCATCGCCAACCTGGTGCGCACCCTGGGTGACCCGCCGGGGCTGGGCCTGGACGCCGGCCTGCGCTACCACCTCACCACCTACGGCATCTGGGGTTTCGCCCTGATCAGCAGCCCCACCCTGCGTAGCGCCATCTCGGTCGGCCTGCGCTACCTCGACCTGACCTACTCGTTCTGCCGGATGACCCCGGTCGAGGCCGGCGACGAGCTCACTCTGGTCCTCGACGCATCCGCGGCACCGGAGGAGCTGAGACGCTTCCTGCTGGAACGGGACGCGGCGGCGATCCACACCATCCAGCGCGAGCTGCTCGCCGCGCCGAGCCGGCTGCATCGGGTCAGCTTCGCGTTCGCTCCACCCGCCGGCGGCCTCGCTCGCTACACCGAGGTCTTCGGGCTGCGGCCCGAGTTCGGCGCGGCGGCCGACTCGGTCTCGTTCGACCGGGCGAGCCTCGATTCGCCACTCCCCCAGGCGGAACCCCTCACCGCGAGCCTGGCAGAAGCCCAGTGCCGGCGGCTGCTCGAACAGCGGCGGACCAGGACTGGGCTGCCGAACCGGGTGCGCGAGGTGCTGCTCGGCCGGCCGCAGGCGCCACCGACGGTGGTCGAGGTGGCGAGCAGGCTGCACCTGTCGCCGAGAACGCTGCGCCGGCGGCTGTCCGAGGAGGGAACGTCCTACCGCTGCCTGCTCGATGAGGTGCGTGAGGAGCTGGCCGACGAACTGCTGGACGCCGGCCGGCTGACGGTCGAGGAAGTCGCCTACCGGCTGGGGTACGCCGAGACGTCCAGCTTCACGCACGCCTTCCGGCGGTGGAAGGGGGTCAGCCCCAGGGCGCACCGGCGGGCTGTCCGGGCCCACCCGCGACCGGGTCACCGCTGA
- a CDS encoding DUF3556 domain-containing protein: MGFISPLLPDLDLKEWRSRPHLQRIRPLAQHWAENGFGTPYAVYLLYVVKLVGYVLGAIAVISATPGLGSVGDFGSWWTEPIVYQKVVVWTLLYEVLGFGCGSMPLTFRFLPPIGGFLYWLRPGTVRLPPWPDKVPLTRGTRRSIVDVALYLVVIASAVWLLCSPGTADSVPPGNTVGLLDPVRIIPLVVALPLLGLRDKTIFLAARGEQYWLTLLVFFFPYLDMMVGLKLIMVGLWWGAATSKLNRHFPFVVAVMISNSPLQRVKWIKRKLYRDFPHDLRPSKLSGFAAHTGTVIEYLLPPVLFFSHGGIVTTVVLTIMVIFHLHILSTFPMGVPLEWNIFFIFSALFLFGHYAEIGLSDFGSPLLAALLLVCLVGLPVLGNMKPHLVSFLPSMRYYAGNWATSLWVFRKGSEQKLTKHIVTAAATPKEQLTKLYGEEKAELMLQKAMAWRSMHSHGRALNGLLCRAVDNLDDYDVREGEFAAGMVLGWNFGEGHLHNQQLIDAVQQRCNFAPGELRVIMLESQPIQRQRQHYRIVDAATGQLEEGYVAVKDMVTRQPWLDDQDPSIPVQVLRRTPWQRDRRGAPAHD; this comes from the coding sequence ATGGGATTCATCTCGCCCTTGTTACCCGACCTCGACCTCAAGGAATGGCGGTCGAGGCCGCATCTCCAGCGCATCCGTCCGCTCGCCCAGCACTGGGCGGAAAACGGCTTCGGCACGCCGTATGCCGTGTACCTGCTCTACGTCGTCAAGCTCGTCGGCTACGTGCTCGGTGCGATCGCGGTCATCTCGGCGACCCCCGGCCTCGGCTCGGTCGGAGATTTCGGGTCTTGGTGGACCGAACCGATCGTCTACCAGAAGGTCGTGGTCTGGACCCTGCTCTACGAGGTGCTCGGGTTCGGTTGCGGCTCGATGCCGCTGACCTTCCGGTTCCTGCCGCCGATCGGCGGCTTCCTCTACTGGCTTCGGCCGGGCACCGTGCGGCTGCCACCGTGGCCGGACAAGGTGCCGCTCACCCGCGGCACCCGGCGCTCCATTGTGGACGTCGCGCTGTACCTGGTGGTGATCGCGTCGGCGGTCTGGCTGCTCTGCTCGCCGGGGACCGCGGACAGCGTCCCGCCGGGCAACACGGTCGGGCTGCTCGACCCGGTCCGGATAATCCCGCTGGTGGTCGCGCTGCCGCTGCTGGGCCTGCGGGACAAGACGATCTTCCTGGCCGCGCGCGGTGAGCAGTACTGGCTGACCCTGCTGGTGTTCTTCTTCCCCTACCTGGACATGATGGTCGGCCTGAAACTGATCATGGTCGGGCTCTGGTGGGGCGCGGCGACCTCCAAGCTCAACCGGCACTTCCCGTTCGTGGTCGCCGTCATGATCAGCAACAGCCCGTTGCAGCGGGTCAAGTGGATCAAGCGCAAGCTCTACCGCGACTTCCCGCACGACCTGCGGCCCTCGAAGCTCTCCGGATTCGCCGCGCACACCGGGACGGTCATCGAGTACCTGCTCCCGCCGGTGCTCTTCTTCTCCCACGGCGGCATCGTCACCACCGTCGTGCTGACCATCATGGTGATCTTCCACCTGCACATCCTGTCCACCTTCCCGATGGGCGTGCCGCTGGAATGGAACATCTTCTTCATCTTCTCCGCGCTGTTCCTGTTCGGGCACTACGCCGAGATCGGGCTGTCCGACTTCGGTTCGCCGCTGCTCGCGGCGCTGCTGCTGGTCTGCCTGGTCGGGCTGCCGGTGCTGGGCAACATGAAGCCGCACCTGGTCTCGTTCCTGCCGTCGATGCGCTACTACGCGGGTAACTGGGCCACCAGCCTGTGGGTGTTCCGCAAGGGCAGCGAGCAGAAGCTGACCAAGCACATCGTCACCGCCGCGGCCACCCCCAAGGAGCAGCTCACCAAGCTCTACGGCGAGGAGAAGGCCGAGCTGATGCTGCAGAAGGCGATGGCGTGGCGGTCCATGCACAGCCACGGCCGGGCGCTCAACGGCCTGCTGTGCCGGGCGGTGGACAACCTCGACGACTACGACGTGCGCGAAGGCGAGTTCGCCGCCGGTATGGTGCTCGGCTGGAACTTCGGCGAAGGCCACCTGCACAACCAGCAGCTGATCGATGCCGTCCAGCAGCGGTGTAACTTCGCCCCGGGCGAGCTGCGGGTGATCATGCTCGAATCGCAGCCGATCCAGCGCCAGCGCCAGCACTACCGGATCGTCGACGCGGCGACCGGGCAGCTCGAGGAGGGTTACGTGGCCGTCAAGGACATGGTCACCCGCCAGCCGTGGCTCGACGACCAGGACCCGAGCATCCCCGTCCAGGTCCTGCGCCGCACGCCGTGGCAGCGCGACCGGCGTGGTGCGCCGGCCCATGACTGA
- a CDS encoding PucR family transcriptional regulator has translation MTEDADDEIQDAEVASIVAIASRLRSRVPALVRHMIERMSEEIPELGVDERLTPLLNASVESNVETVLHLLQHGMALDGFETPWAAGEYARRLAQHDVPLVALIRAYRLGQDSLVRLLIEEVHREGFDATRTSAITSRIVTFSFDYIDLMSQRVAVVYEEERESWLRNRSTARAGRIRELLAGRSVNRSVVEGVLGYRLRQQHLGIVVWIDDVARREFELANLDRLIVTIAERLGCVARPLTVPCDEASSWAWLPFAEGARVDHDIIENTLKEWDFPARVALGEIESDLEGFRTTHWQATQAQTVAVTAGQRAPLVSRFAQVGTVALLCADLKHTRAWLTHVLGPLAADDEQHARLRETLRVFLAGGGSYTAAAAALNLHKNSVKYRVLKAEEVRGRPINGDRVDVEMALTACRWLGSAVLSGTERPPRSCS, from the coding sequence ATGACCGAAGACGCCGACGACGAGATCCAGGATGCCGAAGTCGCCAGCATCGTGGCCATCGCGAGCCGGCTGCGCTCGCGGGTGCCCGCGCTCGTGCGGCACATGATCGAGCGGATGTCCGAGGAGATCCCCGAGCTCGGGGTGGACGAGCGGCTGACGCCGCTGCTCAACGCCAGCGTGGAGAGCAACGTCGAGACGGTGCTGCACCTGCTGCAGCACGGCATGGCGCTGGACGGGTTCGAGACGCCGTGGGCGGCCGGTGAGTACGCGCGGCGGCTGGCCCAGCACGACGTGCCGCTGGTGGCCTTGATCCGGGCGTACCGCCTCGGCCAGGACAGCCTGGTCCGGTTGCTCATCGAGGAGGTGCACCGCGAGGGCTTCGACGCCACCCGCACGAGCGCGATCACCAGCCGGATCGTGACCTTCAGCTTCGACTACATCGACCTGATGTCCCAGCGGGTCGCGGTGGTCTACGAGGAGGAGCGGGAGAGCTGGCTGCGCAACCGCAGCACCGCGCGGGCCGGCAGGATCCGCGAGCTGCTCGCCGGGCGCTCGGTGAACCGGTCGGTGGTGGAGGGCGTGCTCGGCTACCGCCTGCGGCAGCAGCACCTCGGCATCGTGGTGTGGATCGACGACGTGGCCCGCCGCGAGTTCGAACTGGCCAATTTGGACCGTCTCATCGTGACCATCGCAGAACGCCTCGGTTGCGTGGCACGCCCGCTGACCGTGCCCTGCGACGAGGCGAGCTCCTGGGCCTGGCTGCCCTTCGCGGAAGGCGCGCGGGTCGACCACGACATCATCGAGAACACCTTGAAGGAGTGGGATTTCCCGGCACGGGTGGCCCTCGGTGAGATCGAGAGCGACCTGGAAGGCTTCCGCACGACGCACTGGCAGGCCACCCAGGCGCAGACCGTCGCGGTGACGGCCGGCCAGCGGGCCCCGCTGGTCTCCCGGTTCGCGCAGGTCGGCACCGTGGCACTGCTCTGCGCGGACCTGAAACATACCCGCGCCTGGCTCACCCACGTGCTCGGCCCGCTGGCCGCCGACGACGAGCAGCATGCGCGGTTACGCGAGACCCTCCGCGTCTTCCTTGCCGGCGGTGGCAGCTATACCGCGGCCGCCGCGGCGCTGAACCTGCACAAGAACTCGGTGAAGTACCGGGTGCTCAAGGCCGAGGAGGTACGCGGCCGGCCGATCAACGGCGACCGGGTCGACGTCGAGATGGCGTTGACCGCGTGCCGCTGGCTGGGGTCCGCGGTGCTCTCCGGCACAGAGCGGCCGCCCCGTTCTTGTTCGTAA
- a CDS encoding MCE family protein: MSAERGVLPAIPRRVLGLVYLLAIVLFFALTIAFYQKRFTPVVMVDLRVQKLGDQLLPQSDVKVRGVIVGEVRSIDTSFEGATLHLALNPDKIDLIPKNVTARLLPKTLFGERYVNLVLPKTGAVGRIEAGDTIGLDRSSAAVELNRVLDSLMPVLKSVQPEKLSSTLTAVSDALSDGRGKDLGQTLVTLNEYVRELNPSLPDLTEDIRQLAGVADAYRDAAPDLLQTLSDLTVTSKTLVDQQQNLHGLFDSLSATSADLRSFLEVNKNNLIGLVGASRSTVELLAKYAPEYPCLLGQLSDLVPKLDEIWGGGRNNNHALNLTIEITASRGKYVPGRDTPAYNDKRGPACYPIATNGNFPQYPGAGPLRDGSTPPPAGATRTPSGMNSLLDGAMATPAADGQQVPSLANSAAERALVATLLAPSMGTAPGDVPQWSSVLVGPLYRGQEVTVR, encoded by the coding sequence ATGAGCGCCGAACGTGGTGTGCTGCCGGCGATTCCGCGTCGGGTGCTCGGCCTGGTGTACCTGCTCGCGATCGTGCTGTTCTTCGCGCTGACGATCGCCTTCTACCAGAAGCGCTTCACCCCGGTCGTCATGGTGGACCTGCGCGTGCAGAAGCTGGGCGACCAGCTGCTGCCGCAGTCGGACGTGAAGGTGCGCGGCGTGATCGTCGGCGAGGTGCGCAGCATCGACACCTCCTTCGAAGGCGCGACGCTGCACCTCGCACTGAACCCGGACAAGATCGACCTGATCCCGAAGAACGTCACGGCCAGGTTGCTGCCCAAGACGCTCTTCGGTGAGCGCTACGTCAACCTGGTGCTGCCGAAGACCGGCGCGGTCGGGCGGATCGAGGCCGGCGACACCATCGGCCTCGACCGCTCGTCGGCCGCAGTCGAGTTGAACCGCGTGCTCGACAGCCTGATGCCGGTGCTCAAGTCGGTCCAGCCGGAGAAACTGTCCAGCACCCTCACCGCGGTGTCCGACGCGCTCTCCGACGGCCGTGGCAAGGACCTCGGCCAGACCCTGGTCACTCTCAACGAGTACGTGCGGGAGCTCAACCCGTCGCTGCCCGACCTCACCGAGGACATCCGGCAGCTCGCCGGGGTCGCCGACGCCTACCGCGACGCGGCGCCCGACCTCTTGCAAACCCTGTCCGATCTCACCGTGACGAGCAAAACCCTGGTGGACCAGCAACAGAACCTGCACGGGCTGTTCGACAGCCTGTCCGCGACCTCCGCGGACCTGCGGAGCTTCCTGGAAGTGAACAAGAACAACCTGATCGGGCTGGTCGGTGCCAGCAGGTCCACAGTGGAGCTTCTGGCCAAGTACGCGCCGGAGTACCCGTGCCTGCTCGGCCAGCTCTCCGACCTGGTGCCGAAACTCGACGAGATCTGGGGCGGTGGGCGCAACAACAACCACGCCCTGAACCTGACCATCGAGATCACCGCCAGCCGCGGCAAATACGTGCCGGGCAGGGACACGCCGGCGTACAACGACAAACGCGGGCCGGCCTGCTACCCGATCGCCACCAACGGGAACTTCCCGCAGTACCCGGGCGCCGGGCCGCTCCGCGACGGCTCCACCCCGCCGCCGGCCGGTGCCACCAGGACACCCTCCGGCATGAACTCGCTACTCGACGGCGCCATGGCCACGCCGGCCGCGGACGGGCAGCAGGTGCCGTCGCTGGCCAATTCGGCGGCGGAACGTGCGCTGGTCGCGACGCTGCTCGCGCCGTCGATGGGCACCGCCCCCGGTGACGTTCCACAGTGGAGCAGCGTGCTGGTCGGGCCGCTCTATCGCGGCCAGGAGGTGACCGTCCGGTGA
- a CDS encoding ABC transporter ATP-binding protein produces the protein MGAEVVIEGLTKSFGKQAIWRDVSLTLPPGEVSVMLGPSGTGKSVFLKSMIGLLKPDRGSCVINGVDIVTCSEHRLYETRKLFGVLFQDGALFGSMNLYDNVAFPLREHTKKSESEIKRIVLEKLEMTGLAGAEKKLPGEISGGMRKRAGLARALVLDPEIILCDEPDSGLDPVRTAYLSQLLIDLNAQIDATILIVTHNINLARTVPDNIGMLFRKELVMFGPREVLLTSDEPVVEQFLNGRRLGPIGMSEEKDSAQMAREQAQADAGHHDGSTEDVRGVVPQLQPTPGLPERKGVRRRKDRVMKILHTLPPAAQEGIIDSLTPEEQHRYGVDASTLAASGRHHSDFRAGPTDTVELPVIRNSGSIS, from the coding sequence ATGGGTGCTGAGGTGGTCATCGAGGGCTTGACCAAGTCTTTCGGTAAGCAGGCCATCTGGCGTGATGTGTCGTTGACGCTGCCGCCGGGTGAAGTCTCGGTGATGTTGGGGCCGTCGGGTACCGGTAAGTCGGTGTTTTTGAAGTCGATGATCGGCTTGCTGAAGCCGGACCGGGGTTCCTGTGTGATCAACGGTGTGGACATCGTGACGTGTTCTGAGCACCGGTTGTACGAGACGCGGAAGCTGTTCGGGGTGTTGTTCCAGGACGGCGCGTTGTTCGGCTCGATGAATCTGTATGACAATGTGGCGTTTCCGCTGCGTGAGCACACGAAGAAGTCCGAGTCCGAGATCAAGCGGATCGTGCTGGAAAAGCTGGAGATGACCGGTTTGGCCGGTGCGGAGAAGAAGTTGCCGGGGGAGATCTCCGGTGGGATGCGGAAGCGGGCCGGGCTGGCGCGGGCGTTGGTGCTGGACCCGGAGATCATTTTGTGTGATGAGCCGGATTCGGGTTTGGATCCGGTGCGCACGGCGTATCTGTCGCAGTTGCTGATCGATTTGAATGCGCAGATCGATGCGACGATCCTGATCGTCACGCACAACATCAACCTGGCGCGGACGGTGCCGGACAACATTGGGATGTTGTTCCGCAAGGAACTGGTGATGTTCGGTCCGCGGGAGGTGTTGCTGACCAGTGATGAGCCGGTGGTGGAGCAGTTCCTCAATGGTCGCCGGCTTGGTCCGATCGGGATGAGTGAGGAGAAGGATTCCGCGCAGATGGCGCGGGAGCAGGCGCAGGCGGATGCGGGTCATCACGACGGGTCCACCGAGGATGTGCGGGGGGTGGTGCCGCAGTTGCAGCCGACCCCGGGGTTGCCCGAGCGCAAGGGGGTGCGCCGCCGGAAGGACCGGGTGATGAAGATCCTGCACACCCTGCCGCCCGCCGCGCAGGAAGGCATCATCGACTCACTCACCCCGGAAGAACAACACCGCTACGGCGTTGACGCGAGCACGCTCGCCGCGTCCGGGCGCCACCACAGCGATTTCCGGGCCGGGCCCACCGACACGGTCGAGCTGCCGGTGATCCGGAACAGCGGGAGCATTTCGTGA
- a CDS encoding MlaE family ABC transporter permease gives MPKRAVIADRARKAARKPVASLDDYGNQLWFYIRAFLWIPRTIRRYSKEIIRLLSEVSFGSGALAVIGGTIGVMVALNLFVGTVVGLQGYAALNQIGTEAFTGFVSAYFNTREISPLVAGIALSATVGSGFTAQLGAMRIAEEIDALETMGIPSLPYLVTTRMVAGFVAILPLYTLGLLASYVASRFITITFNGQSAGTYDHYFNLFLPPEDVLWSFAKILVFAVVIILIHCYYGYTAGGGPAGVGVAVGRAVKTAIVTVVILDFFLSLAIWGTTTTVRVAG, from the coding sequence ATGCCCAAGCGTGCCGTGATCGCCGATCGCGCCAGGAAGGCCGCCAGGAAACCGGTGGCGAGCCTCGACGACTACGGCAACCAGCTCTGGTTCTACATCCGTGCCTTCCTGTGGATTCCTCGCACGATTCGCCGGTATTCCAAGGAAATCATCCGGCTGCTGTCCGAAGTGTCCTTCGGCAGCGGCGCGCTGGCGGTGATCGGCGGGACGATCGGCGTGATGGTGGCGCTCAACCTGTTCGTCGGCACCGTGGTCGGCCTGCAAGGGTATGCGGCGCTGAACCAGATCGGTACCGAGGCGTTCACCGGGTTTGTGTCCGCCTATTTCAACACGCGCGAGATCTCCCCGCTGGTCGCCGGGATCGCGCTCTCGGCGACCGTCGGCTCCGGGTTCACCGCGCAGCTCGGCGCGATGCGCATCGCCGAGGAGATCGACGCGCTCGAGACGATGGGCATCCCGAGCCTGCCCTACCTGGTCACCACCAGGATGGTCGCCGGCTTCGTGGCCATCCTGCCGCTGTACACCCTCGGCCTGCTGGCCTCCTACGTCGCGTCGAGGTTCATCACGATCACGTTCAACGGCCAGTCCGCCGGAACGTACGACCACTACTTCAACCTGTTCCTGCCGCCGGAGGACGTGTTGTGGTCCTTCGCGAAGATCCTGGTCTTCGCCGTGGTGATCATCCTCATCCACTGCTACTACGGGTACACCGCTGGCGGCGGTCCCGCGGGCGTCGGGGTCGCGGTCGGGCGCGCGGTGAAGACCGCGATCGTCACCGTGGTCATCCTCGACTTCTTCCTCAGCCTCGCGATCTGGGGCACCACGACCACGGTGCGGGTGGCCGGATGA